A window from Vespa velutina chromosome 13, iVesVel2.1, whole genome shotgun sequence encodes these proteins:
- the LOC124953663 gene encoding phosphatidate cytidylyltransferase, photoreceptor-specific isoform X2 — MSELRKRTVEDAPATTRDVTDDQKEEIESEDDAKLEVEDLSKTLSQGTHHTPQILNPVLSGLSDRWKNWIIRSISTSVMIAVFGFIIYGGPLVLMITTLIVQVKCFEEIINIGYAVYRIHGLPWFRSLSWYFLITSNYFFYGENLMDYFAVVINQTEYLRVLVTYHRFISFCLYIVGFVWFVLSLVKKYYMKQFSLFAWTHVALLIVVTQSYLIIQNIFQGLIWFIVPVSMIVINDVMAYMFGFFFGRTPLIKLSPKKTWEGFIGGGISTVFLGLLISYVMCQYRYFICPIEYSEALGRMTMDCEPSSLFQPQEYGLPKSLQINGKETLTLYPFLLHSLSMSIFSSVIGPFGGFFASGFKRAFKIKDFGDVIPGHGGIMDRFDCQYLMATFVNVYISSFIQTASPQKLLQQVYSLKPEQQLQLFQSLKDSLENRGLLNMY, encoded by the exons ATGTCGGAACTTCGAAAACGAACTGTGGAAGATGCGCCCGCAACTACGCGGGATGTCACTGACGATCAG AAGGAAGAAATTGAATCTGAAGATGACGCGAAATTGGAGGTAGAGGATCTTTCTAAAACATTGTCACAAGGAACTCATCATACTCCTCAAATTTTGAATCCTGTTCTTTCTGGTCTTTCAGATCG ttGGAAAAATTGGATTATTAGAAGTATTTCAACGTCTGTAATGATAGCTGTATttggttttattatatatggtGGGCCATTAGTACTTATGATTAcg ACATTAATAGTTCAAGTAAAATGTTTTGaagaaatcattaatattggATATGCAGTATATAGAATTCATGGTTTACCATGGTTTAGATCTTTATCCTGGTATTTTTTGATAACttctaattatttcttctacgGTGAGAATTTAATGGATTACTTTGCAGTTGTGATCAATCAAACG gaATATTTACGTGTGCTCGTGACATATCAccgatttatttcattctgtCTATACATCGTTGGTTTTGTTTGGTTTGTACTGTCACttgtaaagaaatattatatgaaacaaTTCTCTTTGTTTGCATGGACACATGTTGCACTACTTATAGTAGTGACACAAAGTTAtcttataatacaaaatattttccaaggACTTATAtg gTTTATCGTACCAGTAAGTATGATAGTTATAAATGATGTTATGGCTTACATGTTTGGTTTCTTCTTTGGAAGGACacctttaataaaattgtctcCAAAAAAAACGTGGGAAGGTTTTATAGGTGGAGGAATTTCGACAGTTTTCCTTGGATTATTG ATATCCTATGTTATGTGCCAATATCGCTATTTCATTTGTCCTATTGAATATAGTGAAGCTTTAGGTAGGATGACAATGGATTGTGAACCATCTAGTTTATTTCAACCACAGGAATATGGTTTGCCAAAGAGTTTACAA ATCAATGGAAAAGAGACATTGACTTTATACCCCTTTTTACTTCATTCTTTATCAATGTCTATATTTAGTTCTGTGATTGGACCATTTGGAGGATTTTTCGCCAGTGGATTTAAGCGAGCTTTCAAAATTAAG GACTTTGGAGATGTAATTCCTGGTCATGGTGGAATAATGGATAGATTTGATTGTCAATATTTAATGGCAACGTTTGTCaatgtttatatttcatcatttatACAAACAGCTTCACCTCAAAAACTTTTGCAACAG GTTTATAGTTTAAAACCAGAACaacaattacaattatttcaatctttAAAAGATTCATTAGAAAACAGAGgacttttaaatatgtattga
- the LOC124953663 gene encoding phosphatidate cytidylyltransferase, photoreceptor-specific isoform X1 codes for MSELRKRTVEDAPATTRDVTDDQKEEIESEDDAKLEVEDLSKTLSQGTHHTPQILNPVLSGLSDRWKNWIIRSISTSVMIAVFGFIIYGGPLVLMITTLIVQVKCFEEIINIGYAVYRIHGLPWFRSLSWYFLITSNYFFYGENLMDYFAVVINQTEYLRVLVTYHRFISFCLYIVGFVWFVLSLVKKYYMKQFSLFAWTHVALLIVVTQSYLIIQNIFQGLIWFIVPVSMIVINDVMAYMFGFFFGRTPLIKLSPKKTWEGFIGGGISTVFLGLLISYVMCQYRYFICPIEYSEALGRMTMDCEPSSLFQPQEYGLPKSLQVITRMINGKETLTLYPFLLHSLSMSIFSSVIGPFGGFFASGFKRAFKIKDFGDVIPGHGGIMDRFDCQYLMATFVNVYISSFIQTASPQKLLQQVYSLKPEQQLQLFQSLKDSLENRGLLNMY; via the exons ATGTCGGAACTTCGAAAACGAACTGTGGAAGATGCGCCCGCAACTACGCGGGATGTCACTGACGATCAG AAGGAAGAAATTGAATCTGAAGATGACGCGAAATTGGAGGTAGAGGATCTTTCTAAAACATTGTCACAAGGAACTCATCATACTCCTCAAATTTTGAATCCTGTTCTTTCTGGTCTTTCAGATCG ttGGAAAAATTGGATTATTAGAAGTATTTCAACGTCTGTAATGATAGCTGTATttggttttattatatatggtGGGCCATTAGTACTTATGATTAcg ACATTAATAGTTCAAGTAAAATGTTTTGaagaaatcattaatattggATATGCAGTATATAGAATTCATGGTTTACCATGGTTTAGATCTTTATCCTGGTATTTTTTGATAACttctaattatttcttctacgGTGAGAATTTAATGGATTACTTTGCAGTTGTGATCAATCAAACG gaATATTTACGTGTGCTCGTGACATATCAccgatttatttcattctgtCTATACATCGTTGGTTTTGTTTGGTTTGTACTGTCACttgtaaagaaatattatatgaaacaaTTCTCTTTGTTTGCATGGACACATGTTGCACTACTTATAGTAGTGACACAAAGTTAtcttataatacaaaatattttccaaggACTTATAtg gTTTATCGTACCAGTAAGTATGATAGTTATAAATGATGTTATGGCTTACATGTTTGGTTTCTTCTTTGGAAGGACacctttaataaaattgtctcCAAAAAAAACGTGGGAAGGTTTTATAGGTGGAGGAATTTCGACAGTTTTCCTTGGATTATTG ATATCCTATGTTATGTGCCAATATCGCTATTTCATTTGTCCTATTGAATATAGTGAAGCTTTAGGTAGGATGACAATGGATTGTGAACCATCTAGTTTATTTCAACCACAGGAATATGGTTTGCCAAAGAGTTTACAAGTAATTACAAGAATG ATCAATGGAAAAGAGACATTGACTTTATACCCCTTTTTACTTCATTCTTTATCAATGTCTATATTTAGTTCTGTGATTGGACCATTTGGAGGATTTTTCGCCAGTGGATTTAAGCGAGCTTTCAAAATTAAG GACTTTGGAGATGTAATTCCTGGTCATGGTGGAATAATGGATAGATTTGATTGTCAATATTTAATGGCAACGTTTGTCaatgtttatatttcatcatttatACAAACAGCTTCACCTCAAAAACTTTTGCAACAG GTTTATAGTTTAAAACCAGAACaacaattacaattatttcaatctttAAAAGATTCATTAGAAAACAGAGgacttttaaatatgtattga